A genomic stretch from Candidatus Dormiibacterota bacterium includes:
- a CDS encoding PadR family transcriptional regulator, translating to MTGGDVRARTWSAPCQPKNFLRPCLLLLLDEQPDYGYELRDRLSHFSGAHWDAGTIYRVLNAMEDEGLVASRWEPSPSGPQRRRYEMTADGRAVLTHWARGLEEVRGLLIGFLERYERDRQAHLRGAPVNGTSNGAANGASNSATNGAAVSVPAAAEECPIPLPAL from the coding sequence GTGACCGGGGGGGATGTGCGGGCGAGGACGTGGTCGGCACCGTGCCAGCCGAAGAACTTCCTGCGGCCATGCCTGCTCCTGCTGCTCGACGAGCAGCCGGATTACGGGTACGAGCTGCGTGATCGCCTGAGTCACTTCAGCGGCGCCCACTGGGACGCCGGGACCATCTATCGAGTCCTCAACGCCATGGAGGACGAGGGCCTCGTGGCCTCCCGCTGGGAGCCCTCGCCGAGCGGCCCGCAGCGCCGCCGCTACGAGATGACCGCCGACGGCCGGGCCGTGCTCACCCACTGGGCGCGCGGGCTGGAGGAGGTCCGGGGCCTGCTCATCGGCTTCCTCGAGCGCTACGAGCGCGACCGCCAGGCGCACCTCCGCGGTGCTCCCGTGAACGGCACCTCCAATGGTGCAGCCAACGGCGCCTCCAACAGTGCCACGAACGGAGCCGCGGTCAGCGTGCCCGCCGCGGCCGAGGAGTGTCCGATCCCGCTGCCCGCTCTCTGA